The DNA segment TACTTACCCGTGATGGTGTGGCAATAGGCATCAATATGCTCGTGCGGTATCAATTACAGGAGCCCGTCGAGGAAGCCGTGTACAGAATTGCATACAGATTACCTGACTGGGAAATGGCAGTTGCGAAACAGGCAATAGCCGCTTTGCACCAGCAGATAGGAACCATGACAAGCGATGAGGTGATGCAGGGCTGGACCTACCTTGGCGAAAGGATCAGAGATATCCTGCAACCTACAATGCAGAATTGGGGTATAGACATTGTCGCAGTCCAATTGTTCAACATGAGAATACCAGAACACCTCAGACGGGCATTGGAAGATTCGCGCCAGGCAGAAATTGAGGCAAGGACTGTCGAGTACCGTGCTGGTGGGGAAGCTGAACGACTCCGGCAGATTGCAGAGAGCCTGAAGAACTGCGACTGGCTGGATGGAGTTCTGACCGAGCGTTACATCGAAGCACTAGAAAAGATGTCCGTAAACCCTGCCAGCCATATTCTCTTACCTATAGAGATTCTGCACACACTAAAGGCGTTAGGAGCAGGTTCCACATCCTTGTTGGGTCAAATAGATGGCTCTAAGTCTGAAGAAAGTTCCTCCAAAACTGAGCCAGAATCTCCCAAGCCAGAAGGTCTCTAGTCATTTCCCCTCTTTCTTGGAGAAATGGCCTGCAATGAATACGCGGTCAAAGACAATCCGCGCTCATGAGCTGGCGTAATGATTTCAAAAAAGCCAAAGGCAGTAGCAATCAACCTGAGCGCGGTGGCATAACCGCGAATAAACTCAAGATCTGATTGCTCCGTAGCTAGAGCGTTCCCTGCTTCTTCAACAGCCCT comes from the Chloroflexota bacterium genome and includes:
- a CDS encoding SPFH domain-containing protein, whose amino-acid sequence is MDLRRWLAITLILLISIFILYLLRPTPTSDFWYWSTYILIPSLVAALIVILRRHIFYTVRTGEVGIVERGGKFCGIASPGLVVTLPFLENIRTFPTTEQHCECDEKDVLTRDGVAIGINMLVRYQLQEPVEEAVYRIAYRLPDWEMAVAKQAIAALHQQIGTMTSDEVMQGWTYLGERIRDILQPTMQNWGIDIVAVQLFNMRIPEHLRRALEDSRQAEIEARTVEYRAGGEAERLRQIAESLKNCDWLDGVLTERYIEALEKMSVNPASHILLPIEILHTLKALGAGSTSLLGQIDGSKSEESSSKTEPESPKPEGL